One window from the genome of Anopheles merus strain MAF chromosome 3R, AmerM5.1, whole genome shotgun sequence encodes:
- the LOC121595473 gene encoding alpha-taxilin-like isoform X1, giving the protein MAEVTSKPGNGMDVQAGNGEPTRSNAEAKKLLREDKQREAKIEEQLAKALSGMTLEEKYATVHKRLVESEKENRRLVALHKQYDRTLEASKREKENLILEHDKMAMTKTKLEGLCRELQRQNKTIKDESLAQIQQEEEKRKETQEKFQQSLNDIQAVMNENNDKNMKLKEDNMEMAKKFKFILEQYELRDQQMDKMNKQMELVTQLNDAKLAKLQMQANSEKEQFLAEKLVLMTELQKVKKQLADLQSVESHLRGQVNMYSDKYGEFQDSLKKSRSIYEGYQEDMKKMSKKMKTLEKETMAWKSRWETSNATVQKMLDEQIEREKHLTKTTRQLTQLQKLCRTLQAERATYLAALKEANLPVPAEPLEEEEKPAESAPSPPSETMKQKVKQTNASKQVNGHATEKPNPPTPAGSASSPAGQEQEAAVQQEVSAESS; this is encoded by the exons ATGGCAG AAGTTACTAGTAAACCCGGCAACGGTATGGATGTACAAGCTGGCAACGGTGAACCGACGCGCAGCAATGCGGAAGCGAAGAAGCTGCTGCGCGAGGACAAGCAGCGGGAGGCCAAGATCGAGGAGCAGCTGGCGAAAGCGCTGAGCGGCATGACGCTGGAGGAGAAGTACGCGACCGTGCACAAGCGGCTGGTGGAGTCGGAGAAGGAAAACCGGCGCCTGGTCGCCCTGCACAAGCAGTACGATCGCACGCTGGAAGCGTCGAAGCGCGAGAAGGAAAATCTCATCCTCGAGCACGACAAGATGGCCATGACGAAGACGAAGCTGGAGGGTCTGTGCCGGGAGCTGCAGCGACAGAACAAAACGATCAAGGACGAGAGCCTGGCGCAGATacagcaggaggaggagaagcgaAAGGAGACGCAGGAAAAGTTCCAACAGTCGCTGAACGACATACAGGCGGTGATGAACGAGAACAACGATAAGAACATGAAGCTGAAAGAGGATAACATGGAGATGGCGAAGAA GTTCAAGTTTATACTGGAGCAGTACGAGCTGCGCGACCAGCAGATGGACAAGATGAACAAACAGATGGAGCTGGTAACGCAGCTAAACGATGCCAAGCTGGCGAAGCTGCAGATGCAGGCAAACAGCGAAAAGGAGCAATTCCTGGC GGAGAAGCTGGTACTAATGACCGAGCTGCAGAAGGTGAAGAAGCAGTTGGCTGATCTGCAGTCGGTCGAGTCGCACCTGCGCGGCCAGGTCAACATGTACTCCGACAAGTACGGCGAGTTCCAGGACTCGCTGAAGAAGAGTAGAAGCATTTACGAAGGCTACCAGGAGGACATGAAGAAG ATgtcgaaaaaaatgaaaaccctCGAAAAGGAAACGATGGCGTGGAAGTCGCGCTGGGAAACGAGCAACGCCACCGTGCAGAAGATGCTGGACGAGCAGATCGAGCGGGAAAAGCACCTCACCAAGACGACGCGCCAGCTGACGCAGCTGCAGAAGCTGTGCCGCACGCTGCAGGCCGAACGGGCCACCTATCTGGCGGCCCTGAAGGAAGCCAATCTGCCCGTACCGGCGGAACCactggaggaggaggaaaagcCGGCCGAAAGCGCCCCATCGCCACCGTCGGAAACGATGAAGCAGAAGGTGAAGCAAACCAATGCCAGCAAACAGGTGAATGGGCATGCGACTGAAAAACCAAACCCACCAACGCCAGCCGGCTCGGCATCGTCCCCCGCAGGCCAGGAGCAGGAAGCAGCAGTGCAGCAGGAAGTGTCCGCGGAGTCgagttag
- the LOC121595473 gene encoding alpha-taxilin-like isoform X2, which translates to MDVQAGNGEPTRSNAEAKKLLREDKQREAKIEEQLAKALSGMTLEEKYATVHKRLVESEKENRRLVALHKQYDRTLEASKREKENLILEHDKMAMTKTKLEGLCRELQRQNKTIKDESLAQIQQEEEKRKETQEKFQQSLNDIQAVMNENNDKNMKLKEDNMEMAKKFKFILEQYELRDQQMDKMNKQMELVTQLNDAKLAKLQMQANSEKEQFLAEKLVLMTELQKVKKQLADLQSVESHLRGQVNMYSDKYGEFQDSLKKSRSIYEGYQEDMKKMSKKMKTLEKETMAWKSRWETSNATVQKMLDEQIEREKHLTKTTRQLTQLQKLCRTLQAERATYLAALKEANLPVPAEPLEEEEKPAESAPSPPSETMKQKVKQTNASKQVNGHATEKPNPPTPAGSASSPAGQEQEAAVQQEVSAESS; encoded by the exons ATGGATGTACAAGCTGGCAACGGTGAACCGACGCGCAGCAATGCGGAAGCGAAGAAGCTGCTGCGCGAGGACAAGCAGCGGGAGGCCAAGATCGAGGAGCAGCTGGCGAAAGCGCTGAGCGGCATGACGCTGGAGGAGAAGTACGCGACCGTGCACAAGCGGCTGGTGGAGTCGGAGAAGGAAAACCGGCGCCTGGTCGCCCTGCACAAGCAGTACGATCGCACGCTGGAAGCGTCGAAGCGCGAGAAGGAAAATCTCATCCTCGAGCACGACAAGATGGCCATGACGAAGACGAAGCTGGAGGGTCTGTGCCGGGAGCTGCAGCGACAGAACAAAACGATCAAGGACGAGAGCCTGGCGCAGATacagcaggaggaggagaagcgaAAGGAGACGCAGGAAAAGTTCCAACAGTCGCTGAACGACATACAGGCGGTGATGAACGAGAACAACGATAAGAACATGAAGCTGAAAGAGGATAACATGGAGATGGCGAAGAA GTTCAAGTTTATACTGGAGCAGTACGAGCTGCGCGACCAGCAGATGGACAAGATGAACAAACAGATGGAGCTGGTAACGCAGCTAAACGATGCCAAGCTGGCGAAGCTGCAGATGCAGGCAAACAGCGAAAAGGAGCAATTCCTGGC GGAGAAGCTGGTACTAATGACCGAGCTGCAGAAGGTGAAGAAGCAGTTGGCTGATCTGCAGTCGGTCGAGTCGCACCTGCGCGGCCAGGTCAACATGTACTCCGACAAGTACGGCGAGTTCCAGGACTCGCTGAAGAAGAGTAGAAGCATTTACGAAGGCTACCAGGAGGACATGAAGAAG ATgtcgaaaaaaatgaaaaccctCGAAAAGGAAACGATGGCGTGGAAGTCGCGCTGGGAAACGAGCAACGCCACCGTGCAGAAGATGCTGGACGAGCAGATCGAGCGGGAAAAGCACCTCACCAAGACGACGCGCCAGCTGACGCAGCTGCAGAAGCTGTGCCGCACGCTGCAGGCCGAACGGGCCACCTATCTGGCGGCCCTGAAGGAAGCCAATCTGCCCGTACCGGCGGAACCactggaggaggaggaaaagcCGGCCGAAAGCGCCCCATCGCCACCGTCGGAAACGATGAAGCAGAAGGTGAAGCAAACCAATGCCAGCAAACAGGTGAATGGGCATGCGACTGAAAAACCAAACCCACCAACGCCAGCCGGCTCGGCATCGTCCCCCGCAGGCCAGGAGCAGGAAGCAGCAGTGCAGCAGGAAGTGTCCGCGGAGTCgagttag
- the LOC121595474 gene encoding lysosome-associated membrane glycoprotein 1-like yields the protein MHSLRIPFVCLLLVVGLAVCNAQSELPPTTEAVTNTSDVPSNTTTPTTPTTTTTTTTTTTTTTTTTTTQKPTTTTAPSTTTEPAPSTTTVAPTPKPMPEPDMGSWSYTDTNKNETCVIAQMAMQFNLSYFDTDGKPVSVLYNLPKDAIVKSGQCGNVTDYIELSWAMDKQSNNYSSLRIDFALNGTEHEFAFTGLALQLPVVGDSFPNAKPQQQLVLSNNQTLFKTPLEMSYHCNKAQQLNLTSAAAGLSEQTVTVTKLQLEAFHRKYNGKFSIAKDCEAIDTPDIVPIAVGCALVTLIIIMLIAYLVGRNAAHNSGYLSM from the exons ATGCATTCGCTTCGGATCCCATTCGTttgcctgctgctggtggtaggATTAGCGGTGTGCAATG CTCAATCGGAGCTCCCACCAACGACTGAGGCAGTGACAAATACTAGCGATGTACCATCTAACACGACAACGCCAACCACACCGACGACAaccacaacgacgacgacgacgacgactaccaccactactactactacaacgcAGAAACCGACCACTACCACCGCTCCCTCGACTACAACGGAACCGGCCCCGTCCACCACGACGGTTGCTCCGACACCGAAACCCATGCCGGAACCGGACATGGGCAGCTGGAGCTACACGGACacgaacaaaaacgaaacctGCGTCATCGCTCAGATGGCCATGCAGTTCAACCTGAGCTACTTTGACACCG ACGGCAAACCGGTGAGCGTGCTGTACAACCTGCCCAAGGATGCGATCGTCAAGTCGGGCCAGTGCGGGAACGTGACCGACTACATCGAGCTGAGCTGGGCGATGGACAAACAGAGCAACAACTACAGCTCGCTGCGCATCGACTTTGCGCTGAACGGCACCGAGCACGAGTTCGCTTTCACCGGGCTGGCCCTGCAGCTGCCCGTCGTCGGCGACTCCTTCCCCAATGCGAAGC CGCAACAGCAGCTGGTGCTGAGCAACAACCAAACACTGTTCAAAACGCCGCTGGAAATGTCCTACCACTGCAACAAGGCGCAGCAGCTGAACCTGACGTCGGCCGCGGCCGGTCTGAGCGAGCAAACCGTCACCGTCACCAAGCTGCAGCTGGAAGCGTTCCACCGGAAGTACAATGGCAAATTTTCGATCGCCAAGGACTGCGAAGCCATCGACACGCCCGACATTGTGCCGATCGCGGTCGGCTGCGCGCTGGTGACGctgatcatcatcatgctgATCGCGTACCTGGTCGGGCGCAATGCGGCCCACAACAGTGGCTATCTGAGCATGTAA